A stretch of DNA from Dermacentor silvarum mitochondrion, complete genome:
TTTCTTCTGACCATTTCTTTGGCTTTGAAGCATCCGCTTGGTATTGACATTTTGTTGATGTAGTATGATTATTTTTATTTACATTTATATATTGATGAGTTTATTATTTAATTAGTATAAGTAGAAGAGTACATTTAATTTCCAATTAAAAAGTTTTAAATAAAATTAAATAATTTATTTATTTTTAATTTTAATTATTTTAATAATGTTATTAACTATATTCATAATAATAAATTTTAAAAATTTAGAGAGAAAAGAAAAAAATTCCCCTTTTGAGTGTGGGTTCGACCCCTTTTCTTTGTCACGTGTGCCTTTTTCTCTTAAGTTTTTCTTAATCGGTATTATTTTTTTAGTCTTTGATATTGAAATTGATATTATTATTCCCTTTCCTTTATTAGCAATAAATAAAAATTTAATTTTTACTTTATCATTTTTAATAATTAATTTATTAATTTTATTGGGATTATTATATGAATATAAATTTAGAATGTTAGATTGACTTAAATAATATTAGAAAAGTATTTAAAAAAAATAAAACCTAATTTGCAATTAGAAATTGAGATTATCCTTTTCTAAATAAAATAAAGCGATATTAAATTGCATTCAGTTTCGGCCTGAATTTAGAAAAATTTCTATTTTTTAATAGAAGCCAAAATTTGAGGCATTTCATTGTTAATGAATTTTATTGATTTCTTAATCCTATTAAATTTAAAGATTAATATAATTAGGCTTCTAACCTATAATTAATGAAAAATTCATTTAATCTTTATTTAAATAGTGTAGCTTCATAACACTTAACATTTTCATTGTTAGAACCTTTTTAAGTTTAAATTCCAAAAAATGATGCAAATAAAATT
This window harbors:
- the ND3 gene encoding NADH dehydrogenase subunit 3, with the translated sequence MYLFLILIILMMLLTMFMMMNFKNLESKEKNSPFECGFDPFSLSRVPFSLKFFLIGIIFLVFDIEIDIIIPFPLLAMNKNLIFTLSFLMINLLILLGLLYEYKFSMLDWLK